TTATTACACACGCTTTTCCAAACTTCTATTCAATATCCACAAATCCAACGTTTTGATGAACACTTCGTATTAGATATTCTTGTTGATGATGGCCATGCTCGTGGTATGGTTGCAATGAACATGATGGAAGGTTCGCTTGTTCAAATTAATGCCAATGCGGTTGTTATTGCAACTGGTGGTGGTTGTCGTGCATTTAAATTTAATACCAATGGCGGCATTGTAACAGGTGACGGCTTATCTATGGCATATCGTCACGGTGTACCACTTCGTGATATGGAGTTTGTTCAATATCATCCAACAGGCTTACCTAATACGGGTATTTTAATGACCGAAGGTTGTCGTGGCGAAGGCGGTATCTTAGTGAATAAAGATGACTATCGCTATCTTCAAGATTACGGTCTAGGTCCTGAAACGCCAATTGGCAAACCGCAAAATAAATATATGGAACTTGGCCCTCGTGATAAGGTTTCTCAAGCATTCTGGCAAGAATGGAAAAAAGGTAATACCTTAAAAACTGCGAAAGGCGTAGATGTGGTGCATTTAGATTTACGTCATCTTGGTGAAAAATATTTACATGAGCGTCTGCCATTCATTTGTGAATTAGCAAGTGCTTATGAAGGTGTAAATCCAGTAAATGAACCAATTCCAGTTCGTCCAGTTGTTCACTACACCATGGGCGGTATTGAAGTCGATTTCAATAGCGAAACACGTATCAAAGGTTTATTTGCTGTAGGAGAATGCGCATCTTCAGGTTTACATGGTGCAAATCGTTTAGGATCTAACTCTTTAGCTGAACTTGTTGTGTTAGGTCGCGTTGCAGGGGAATATGCGGCACAACGTGCAGTTGAAGCTCAATCGGTAAATCAAAGTGCGGTTGATGCTCAAGCAAAAGATGTTGTTGCTCGCCTAGAAGCTCTTCACAAACAAGAAGGTAATGAATCTTGGTCTGAAATCCGTGATGAAATGGGTACCGTGATGGAAGAAGGCTGTGGTATTTACCGTGACCAAGCAAGTATGCAAAAAGCAGTAGATAAAATTGCAGAGTTAAAAGAACGTTACAAACGTATTCGCGTATCAGATAATTCAAGCGTGTTCAATACAGATGTACTTTACACCGTTGAGTTGGGTTACATTCTAGATGTTGCACAATCTATTGCAAATTCAGCGATTGAACGTAAAGAATCTCGTGGTGCTCACCAACGCTTAGATTACACAGAACGTGACGATGTCAATTATTTAAAACACACACTTGCTTTCTACAATGAGAATGGTGCGCCGCGCATTGAATACAGTCCGGTGAAAATTACTAAATCTCAACCTGCAAAACGTGTTTACGGTGCGGAAGCAGAAGCTCAAGAAGCAGCTGCGAAAGCTAAGGAGCAAGCAAATGGCTAATTCACCAGTAATGAATGTTGAAGTATTACGCTACAATCCTGAAATCGATCAAGAGCCACATTTAAGCACCTATCAAGTACCTTATGATAATCAAACTTCATTGCTTGATGCGTTAGGCTATATTAAGGATAAACTTGAACCATCTCTTTCTTATCGTTGGTCTTGCCGTATGGCGATCTGCGGTTCTTGCGGGATGATGGTAAATAACAAACCAAAATTGGCTTGTAAAACGTTCTTACGTGATTACAGCGGCCATATGCGTATTGAGCCGTTAGCAAACTTCCCAATTGAACGTGACTTAGTGGTTGATTTAAGCCACTTTATCGAAAGTTTAGAGGCAATTAAGCCTTATATTATTGGTAACGAAGCACCAGCATTAGATGGTAAACCACATCCATCGAAAGAATTGCAAGTTAGCCGTACTAAACAAACGCCAGCACAGCTTGAGAAATATCGTCAATTCTCAATGTGTATCAACTGTGGTTTATGCTATGCCGCTTGCCCTCAATTTGGTTTAAATCCTGAATTCTTAGGCCCTGCAGCTATTACGATGGCTCACCGTTATAATCTTGATAACCGTGACCATGGTAAAGCAAAACGTATGTCATTATTAAATGGTAAAAACGGGGTTTGGAGTTGTACTTTCGTTGGCTATTGCTCAGAAGTTTGTCCAAAACATGTGGATCCTGCTTCTGCAATTAACCAAGGCAAAGTGGAAAGTGCCAAAGATTATGTTATCTCTATGCTAAAACCAAAAGGCTAAGGGGGAAGGAATGTCAGTAACAGTGAGTAAACGTAAAAAATATGTTCGTCCAATGACAGCGACTTGGTGGCAAAAATTGGACTTCTACAAAGCTTATATGCTACGTGAAGCGACTTCAGTCTTTGCTGTATGGTTTTGTATTGTATTGCTTTATGGTGTTCTTTGCCTTGCAAGCAATCCAATGCCAGGCTTAGGCATCTTGAGCTTTATTGAGTTTTTAAGAAACCCTATTGTAGTGTTCTTAAATATTATTACGCTTATCGCAACGCTTTATCATACGGTGACATATTTCTTAATGACACCAAAAGTGATGAATATCATTGTGAAAAATGAACGCTTACCACACACAGTTGTAAGAAATGCACTTTGGGCGGTAACCGCATTAGTTAGCGTGATTGCGTTAGTTTTAGTTTATATTTAAGGGAGAGAAAAAATGGTTGATCAAAATCCAAAACGCTCCGGCGAACCGCCAGTATGGTTAATGTTCGGTGCGGGCGGCACAGTGAGTGCAATTTTCCTTCCTGTCGTTATTCTAATCATCGGTTTGTTATTACCATTTGGTTTAGTCGATGTGCATAATTTAATTACTTTTGCTTATTCTTGGATTGGTAAATTAGTTATTTTAGTGCTTACTATTTTCCCAATGTGGTGTGGTTTACACCGTATTCATCACGGTATGCACGATCTTAAAGTGCATGTGCCAGCTGGTGGATTTATCTTTTATGGTTTAGCCACAATTTATACCGTTTGGGTATTATTTGCGGTAATAAACCTGTAATAAAAATGTTATAAATAAAAAAACGAGTCTTAGATTCGTTTTTTTATTTTGTGTATTAAGTAAATATTTTTTATTTTGTGTATTAAGTAAATATTTTTAGTTTGTTGTACTTTAGAAATTCGATTGCATTTTTTATAAATCGCTCAAGTATTCAGTGCCTAAATTTCCCATTTGTCTCAAAATCCAAGCTTGTTTTTTACGAACTAATAAGCTTGGCTTATTTACTTTATAAATGATTGGATTGGGCAACACAGCAGCTAAAAGTGCGGCTTCATTTTGAGATAAATTTTTAGCTGATTTTTTAAAGTAATAGCGACTTGCCGCTTCCACACCAAAAATGCCGTTTCCAAATTCCGCAATATTTAAATACACTTCTAAAATACGTTTTTTCGACCAAGTCAGCTCAAGCAACATAGTCGCTGGAACTTCTAAACCTTTTCGTAGCCAATTTTGTCCGTGCCAAAGCATTAAGTTTTTAGCAGTTTGCTGGGAAATAGTTGATGCCCCTCGGATTCCTTTGTTAGATTTTTCGTTATACCGAATTGCTCGTTGGATAGCCTCAAAATCAAAGCCTAAATGTTCAGGAAAACGCTGATCTTCTGATGAAATCACAGCTAATTGAATGTTTGGAGAGATATTTTCTAGGCTGACCCAGTTATATTGGATTTGATATCGAAAATCACCTTGTAAAAGATTAGCGATTTTTTGTTGTACCATATAAGCGGAAAATGGAATAGGTACAAAGCGAAAAATCAGCAACAAAGCAAAAACGGCGAAAAAAAAACAAAAGACAACTCGCTGCCAGTTTTTTTTCCACCATTTAGGACTAAATAAGTGAGAAAGTGCGGTAAAAATTCGCTTAGTTTTTTTCAATGAGATCAAGATGTTGTTTCATCCATTGCATAAAATCAGGATCCATCGTTTTAATCATATTGGAACCTCGAGTGATTGTGGCGGCACTTGTATTCAGATTTTGTTGAATTTCACGCTGAGGCATATTTTTATCAATCAGCTGAGAGACAATCTGCAAGCGTAATCCTACAGCATCTCGTTCGTCTGCAGTTAATAATAAAGTTAGAAATTCCTGCGCTTTATTTTCTTCAAAGGCGATTTTTAGCATTTGAAGAAATGCATTCCATTGTTCTAAATTACGGCTGATATACATAATTACGCTCCCATTTTACACTATTAAACTAGTGCATTTAGTATAGCCGATTCAATTCTTCTTGGCTAAAGATTTGTGGGTTTTCTTTATTTTGCAAAATTTGATAGTAAAAATCATAAGCGACTACATTTTGCACATAACCACGAGTTTCATAAAAAGGAATAGATGCAACAAATTCATCTAATGCTAATTTTCCACTCGCACGACTTAACCATTTTTCTACTCGATTTGCCCCTGCATTATAAGCGGCTGCAATCAATATTCGATTATTAGGATATTTTCCATTGAGTTCATTAAGATGTGCGGTACCTAGCAAAATATTATTCAATGGTTTGAATAAATCTTGTTCGCCTTGATAAGGTAGTTGATTATTCTCTGCAGTCAATTTTGCCGTACTTGGCAAAAGCTGCATTAAGCCTCGAGCATTTGCTGAAGATTGTGCCATTGGATTCCAAGCACTTTCTTGACGAGCGATTGCCATAGCAAAAGTTTTGCTGATATTCAAATTCTGTAATGCAGCATTGAAGTATTCAGAATAAGCATTTGGCAGACGAAGAGACAGGTAATCCCACGCTTTTGCCACAATAGAAGCATCAACAGCTAATTCAAACCATTGCTGATTTTTGGCATATTCAGAAAGTTTTAGCTGAGTTGTAAAATCAACATTATCAAGTAAAATTCGCCAACGTTGTTTTGCTAAACCATTTCGTCCAAGTTCTCTTAATTCTGTAATCATTGCAAAAACTTGCTTAAAAGGAAGTTGTCCAGCTTGAGTAAAACTTGGCACAATAGGGACATTCAGTTGATATGCTTGTTTTAATTGTGTAGCCGCTAACATTGGATAAAAGCCACGCTCTTTTGAAAGTGCGGTCAGTTTTTTGGTATTTTTTAATATATCTTGTTTAGCTTCCCAATAACGCCATTCTTGCTTACTTTTTGATTCGGCAGAAAGCAAATTTAGCCAAGAGGTTAATTCAGTTTTTTGCCAAATAGCCATTCGTAAACGGCGTTCGGTTAAATTATCAGTCTGTAATTGTCGGATTTGTTCATCACGCCATTTTTGAAAATCAGCGTTTTCATTATCAAAAAAACGATTTAAAAAGGCGATTTTCCACTGTTTGATTTCATCTTCTGAGAGAAGCCAAGTATTTGCCCATTTTTGATAGGATTCAAAACTTAGGTTATTCATTTGTTCAGGTAGCGTTTTAAGATAACGTGGGAAAGCATCAATTAATACGGTTTTATCTAAAGTGTTAGGATCACTTTTTCTTACAATTTCAGCAAGTTGTTTAGGATTTTCTAATTGATTTTGTTCTTTTTGAACCCTGTTATTTTCTCTAGCATTATCTGAAGTTGCTGATGTTTGTTGTTCGTTTAACGTGGATAGTTTTTGTAATAAGGCTTGAAATGCTGGTGTCACAAAAGGGTAATTTTGTTGCACTAACGCATTGAGTTCATTTATTGCTTGTTGTTTTCCTTGAATATCATCATTCTGCAAAAAGGCGATTTTTGTCTCCCAAAATCGAGCAAGCAGATCATATTGCAAAGGGTAGCCTTGCAATGAGTCTATTAAGGTTTTTGTGATATTTTGAGTCGCTTCAGAAAATTGCTGTTTTTTTACCGCACTTTTTAGCAAACCTTCAACTTGCAAAAAGACTTCACGTTGTTTTAGACGTTTTAAGTAGTCTTGATGCTGTATTGACGCCCAGTTTTGTTTCTCTTGCTCAAGATTGATTGATGCTGTTGCCGTATTAGGAAAATCGGCAAAAGCAGAAAGTGCGGTAAAAATACAGAGAGAAATTAAGGCGACTTTTTTCATATTACGTTATTTAAATTAAAAGACTTTTTTAAACGGCTTTACAATAACATCCGCATATACACCAGCCTCTACATAAGGATCTTGTGCTGCCCAGTCTTTTGCCGCTTGTAGATTTTCAAATTGAGCAATAACGGTTGAACCTGTAAAACCAGCTTCACTCGGATTTTCATCATCAATTGCAGGATTTGGGCCTGCTGTCAGTAAGCGATTTTCCGCTTGAAGTTGTTTTAAACGAGCCAAGTGTTGCTCGCGTACGGCAAGACGCTTTTCTAACGTATTGGGAATATCTTGGGCAAAAATGACATAGTACATAATGATTTCCTTTTATTTACAAGGGTTGTTCTGAAATTAAGGCTAATGCTTTTTCTAACTCTTGGTTATTTTCACGGGGAATCGTGCGAGAGCGACCATTATTATCAACTGCAACAAAAGTAAATACCGCATCGGTGACACAATAACGTTCACCAATTGGCTCACTCGCCACTTTTTTTACCCATACTTCTACTTTAATTTTAATGGAAGAACGCCCAACTTTGAGACATTCACCGTAGCAACAAACAACATCGCCCACAGAGATTGGTTTGATAAAATTCATACTTTCAACGGCAACAGTAACCACGCGTCCGTGTGCGATTTCTTTCGCTAAAATCGCGCCGCCCATATCCATTTGAGACATAATCCAGCCACCAAAAATATCTCCGTTAGCATTGGTGTCAGAAGGCATCGCCAAAGTTCGTAGTAAAAGAACTCCTTTTGATTGGCGACCATTTTTATCAGTAAAATTGGCAGACATTATTTCTCTCCGTCTTTTGAATTTGAGCCATCTTTAGGCAAATAACGATAAATATAAACTCCCGAAATAATGGTTGCAATCACTGTCATACCAATAATTCCAAAAGATTTGAAATCAACCCAAGCTTCTTCCGACATATTATGGCTGATATAAATATTCACCAACATGCAAATAATAAAGAATAATGCCCAGCCAAGGTTAAGTGTATTCCAAGCCTTTTCGGGCAGTTGTAGCTCTTTACCAAGTAACTTTTTGATTAATGGGGTTTTAAATTGAAATTGTGCGACGAGCAAAACAATAGCAAATAAGCCATTGATAATTGTCACTTTCCATTGCAAATAGCGGATTTCATTAAAGTAAGCGGTTAAAAGTCCAAAAAAAACGACCGCACTTGCCATAATTTTTTGTTGTTTTTCAACCATTCCGTATTTCCATTTTAAAATCACGATCTGCAAAATTGTTGCAACCACTAATACGATGGCTGCTTCACGTACACCACCGAGTTTGTAAGTGATAAAAAATAAAATTAAAGGGATAAAGTCAAGGAGTTGTTTCATATTGATTAATCCTTCATAAATAAGCTGTAGAAACGATAAGTCACTACTAGCATGAAAATATTAAGTAATGCGGTGAAAATGCCTATTACCATATCAAATATAGCATTATTGGAAAATGCGCTTAATTGGAAAATAAGAATTGGCACGAAAAAATAAACCAGTAGGGTGTAAATAAACAATACGCCTTTTCGAGTATTTCCTCGCATCCAAATTTTTCGGATAGTTTGCGAAAGTGCCTCTTGAGTAGAAAGATAATGTACTACCGTTAAATTTAAACGGACAAAGAACCAAACGCCAACAAGCATCGCGATAAGTGACATAATAGAGGGCGATTTTTTTGTGAGTAATGCAGCAAAGGCTTCACCAAGACCAAGTAACATTGGTGCAACCATTAATAGATCTAACACAATTACGCCTGCAAAACGGCGCAAGGTAAGTGAGAAGGTTTCACCTAAAGTGCGATAATTTTGTAGGCTAATTTTATGGATTGAGGTTAATCCCCAAGCTGCAATAAAGCTCGTTAAAATTTGAGTGATTGCAACTGAAAATATAAAACTTGTGATATCTGTATTGGCGAGATTTAATACATCATTTTTATTTTCATCATTAACTGAAAAACTTAAAAGTGCACTCGCGCTTTGCACAATAAATAAAATTGCGACAAATTGCAGCATAATTTTTTTCTGATTACGGAAGAAATTCCAACTGTCTTGCAATACTTGTGTAAAGTTAATTAGCATTTTTTTCTCTCTATGAAAATGGTGGCGCAATTATACAGGGTTTGCCGATTATTGCATAAATATCCTTAATTCAGAATTGAATAGATAAAACAAAAGTGGACAAATTTGCCCACTTTTCATTCATTTTATTAAGATTGCGTCAGCTTTATTTTTTCTTCGCATATTTTAACGAGTCAATGGCTACCGCTAGAATGATAATGCTACCTTTAATGATGTATTGCCAGTAAGGGTTTACACCGATGTAAGTTAAACCGTAGTTGATAACAGTAAAGATAATAACCCCAGTGATAACACCAATTACTGTACCTACCCCACCAGCAAAAGATACGCCACCCACTACGCAAGCGGCGATAGCATCTAATTCATACATAAAACCTAAGTTGTTAGTTGCAGAACCGATACGACCCGCTTCAAGCATACCACCAAAGGCATAGAACATACCTGCAATCATATAGATTGCAACTAAGTTACGAGCAACATTCACGCCTGAAACTTTAGCTGCTTCTGGGTTACCCCCAATAGCAAATACGTTTTTACCGAAACGAGTTTTGTTCCACATAATCCATACTAATAATGCTGCAATAGCTGCATAAATCGTGATGTAAGAGAGTTTAAAGCTGCCGACTCGGAAGAATCCTTGAGCAAATGTTGAGAAATTTTCACTAAAACCTGCGATTGGAGAACCACCTACAGCATCATAGTATAGTGAGTTGAAACCATATATGATGATCATTGTACCCATGGTTGCGATGAATGGAGTTACATTTAAGTAAGCGATAACTAAACCATTCACTAAACCAATTACTGCACCGATAGCACAAACTGCGAGAATAACCACTGGAATTGGTATTTGTCCCATTTCAGGGAACACGCGGTTAATATTTTCCATTGATTGCAACATTGTTGCAGAGATAACTGCAGACAAACCAACTTGACGACCTGCAGATAAGTCAGTCCCTTGTGTAATCAATAAACCCGCAACCCCTAAAGCAATAATTAAACGTACAGAAGATTGGGTTAAGATGTTACTGAAATTGACTAAATTTAAGAATGTCGGATCTTGTGCAATGATGATGCCGAGCAAAATCAATAACACAAAATAAATCGCATTTTGTTTTAAGAGATCAAAGGATTTGTTTTTTTCTAAGGCACTCATAATTCATTCCTTATGTTTATAAATATTTTGCCGCGAGTTGCAAAATTTCTTCTTGCGATGTTTTTGCGCTTTCAACGATACCTGCTAATTTACCGTTACTCATTACTAAAATGCGATCAGTCACACCCAGTAATTCTGGCATTTCTGATGAAATCATAATAATGCCTTTATCTTTTTTAGCGAGTTCTTGAATAAGTTGGTAAATTTCAAATTTTGCCCCAATATCGATACCACGAGTCGGCTCATCTAGCATCAAAATTTCAGGTTGAGTTAAAAGCCAACGACCAATAATGACTTTTTGTTGGTTACCACCAGAAAGAGAACCAATTGTAGTTCTGTGTGATGGTGTTTTAACATTCATTGAATCAATTACCCACTGGGTATCACTTTTCATCTTCTTCGTGCTAAGTAATTTCCACGGAGTGAGATAAGATTTCATATTTGAAATCAATGAATTAAACTCAATACTTAAATTAGAATAAATCCCCGTTGAACGACGCTCTTCAGTAACCAATGCAAAGCCATTATTAATCGCTTCAAGTGCGGTATGATTTTTCACAGTTTTTCCGTGTAACTTAATCGTTCCTTCGATTAATTCACGTACGCCAAAAATAGCTTCAACGATATCGGTACGTTTAGCCCCCACAAGTCCTGCAATACCGAGAATTTCACCTTTGCGTAATTCAAAAGATACGTCTTGAATGGATGGTTGATTTTTAGCGGTAAGATTTTCCACCTGCAAAATAACTTCTTTTGGCACGTTGGTTTTTTCAGGGAAACGCTGTGTTAATTCACGCCCTACCATCATTCCAACAATTTGTTCCATTGTGGATTCTTTCACGTTTACCGTGTTGATCCATTTACCGTCGCGTAAAATAGTAATTTCATCACAGATCTTGAAGATTTCATCCATTTTGTGAGAAATATAAATAATGCCGCAACCGCGTTGTTTTAATTTGTCGATAATTTTAAACAGATGCTCAACTTCTTTTTCAGAAAGCGAGGATGTTGGTTCATCCATGATTACGATTTTAGCGTTATACGAGAACGCCTTCGCAATTTCGATCATCTGCATTTGAGAAACTGAAAGTTTGGCGACTTTTTCTTTCGGATCTACATCAATATCCAATTCATCAAAAATCGCTTTAGTATCACGGTACATTTTGGCGTGATCAACAAAAGGACCTTTAAGTGGATAGCGTCCAAGCCATAAATTATCCATTACGCTAGTTTGGCGCACGAGATTGAGTTCTTGGTGCACCATTGAAATACCATTTTCAAGGGCTTCTTTAGATGTTTTGAAATTGACGGGTTCGCCTAAGAAAAGAATTTCGCCTTCATCTTTGGCATAAATACCGAATAAACATTTTAGTAATGTAGATTTGCCCGCGCCATTCTCACCCATTAAGGCATGAACAGAATGTGATCGAACCGTTAAGTTTGCGTTATCTAAGGCTTTTACGCCCGGAAAGGACTTGCAGACATTGGTCATTGTGAGCAGCACTTGGCTGTCTTGACATTGAGTTTGAGCTGTCATATCCAACCTCTTTAAAAAGGGGAAGATCCACTTCCCCTTAGACTACAACAAAAATTGATGGAAAATTATTTTAAAAAGTCACCTAAGTTGTCTTTATCCACACCAACATAAGGAATGCGTACAACACGGTCTTTTAATTCCCATTTTGTGCCTTCAGTTGCAGATTTACCTTGTGCTAAATTGTTAGATAATTGAACAACTGCTTTACCTTGGTTTACACTATCGTTTAATACTGTACCCGCAAGTTCGCCTTTACTAATCAATTGTAATGCTTCTGGTAACGCATCCACACCAAAGATAGGTAATTTTTTACCGTGCGCTTTTGTTGCTTCTAACGCACCTAATGCCATACCATCGTTGTTAGAAATAATGACTTCAATGTCGTTCGCTTTAGAGCTAGATAACCAAGCATCTACTTTATCTTTCGCCATTGCAGCATCCCACATACCAGTATCAATAAATAATTGTTCAGTTTGGATACCTTTCGCATTAAGTTCTTCTACAACATATTTTGTACGCACTTCCGCATCTGGATGACCAGGTTCGCCTTTTAATAATACAAATTGGATTTTGCCATCTTTATTTAAGTCAAGAGCTGGATTCGCTTTCCATTGTTTTGCAATTAAATCCCCTTGAATTAAGCCTGATTCTTTTGGATCAGTACCTACATAGTAAGCCTGTTCATAAGAACCGATAGCTTTTGCACCAGGGTCTTTGTTAAAGAATACGACAGGAATATTATCTGATTTTGCCTTGCCAATAATAGTTGGAGCTGCCGCTGGGTCCACCAAGTTAATCGCAAGTGCTTTCACGCCTTTAGAGAGTAAGATATCAACTTGGTCATTTTGAATAGATTGTGCATTTTGAGAGTCATTCATTAAGAGTTTAATGCCACCGACTACTTTAGCTTCTTTATCAATTTCTTTGCGCATTAAAGACATAAAGTTATCATCATATTTATAAATCGTTACCCCAATACGATTATCTGCAGCAAAACTTGCAGATGCTGAACCTAATGCAATAGCGAAAGCGACGGTACTTAACACGGCTGTTTTTTTCATAATAACACTCCTATTTGGAAGGTTGATGTGGATAGATAAGGTTGTGTACATCATAAATAAATTATCGTAATTAATCTATGAGCAAATTTGCAAAAATGAAAATGATTACATAAAAAATTATGAATTTGTGATCCATGTCACAAATTAGCGCGATTCCACCGAAAAACGGCGTACCAAAGTAGGGTTAAATTGAACTACTGGAGGTGTAATTATTTTCTCGTCAGTTAGACTTAATGCTAATTTAGCCGCATAAGTTGCCATTAAATCAATAGGATAGCGAATTGTGGTTAGTTTTGGGATCAAATAACGGGCAATCGGCATATCATCAAAACCAATAATTGAAAATTGGCTTGGTACGCTGATATTGTTTTCATTGAGAACTGAAATGGCTCCCGCCGCCATTGAATCGTTATAAGCAACGACAGCCGTAAGATTTTTGTTATAACTAAGTAAATCAATCATTGCTTTTTCGCCGCCTTCAAAGTCTGGACTATTGAGTGTTATCGCCTGTTCAATGATGGGATAATTGTGATCTTTTAATGCGGCAAGATAACCATTTCTTCTTTCAACTTCATCAAAAATGGCGTGATTTGAACCGATATATGCAATATGTTGATGCCCATAACGAATAAGCATTTCCG
The nucleotide sequence above comes from Haemophilus influenzae. Encoded proteins:
- the yciA gene encoding acyl-CoA thioester hydrolase YciA, giving the protein MSANFTDKNGRQSKGVLLLRTLAMPSDTNANGDIFGGWIMSQMDMGGAILAKEIAHGRVVTVAVESMNFIKPISVGDVVCCYGECLKVGRSSIKIKVEVWVKKVASEPIGERYCVTDAVFTFVAVDNNGRSRTIPRENNQELEKALALISEQPL
- a CDS encoding transglycosylase SLT domain-containing protein, translated to MKKVALISLCIFTALSAFADFPNTATASINLEQEKQNWASIQHQDYLKRLKQREVFLQVEGLLKSAVKKQQFSEATQNITKTLIDSLQGYPLQYDLLARFWETKIAFLQNDDIQGKQQAINELNALVQQNYPFVTPAFQALLQKLSTLNEQQTSATSDNARENNRVQKEQNQLENPKQLAEIVRKSDPNTLDKTVLIDAFPRYLKTLPEQMNNLSFESYQKWANTWLLSEDEIKQWKIAFLNRFFDNENADFQKWRDEQIRQLQTDNLTERRLRMAIWQKTELTSWLNLLSAESKSKQEWRYWEAKQDILKNTKKLTALSKERGFYPMLAATQLKQAYQLNVPIVPSFTQAGQLPFKQVFAMITELRELGRNGLAKQRWRILLDNVDFTTQLKLSEYAKNQQWFELAVDASIVAKAWDYLSLRLPNAYSEYFNAALQNLNISKTFAMAIARQESAWNPMAQSSANARGLMQLLPSTAKLTAENNQLPYQGEQDLFKPLNNILLGTAHLNELNGKYPNNRILIAAAYNAGANRVEKWLSRASGKLALDEFVASIPFYETRGYVQNVVAYDFYYQILQNKENPQIFSQEELNRLY
- the frdC gene encoding fumarate reductase subunit FrdC; this translates as MSVTVSKRKKYVRPMTATWWQKLDFYKAYMLREATSVFAVWFCIVLLYGVLCLASNPMPGLGILSFIEFLRNPIVVFLNIITLIATLYHTVTYFLMTPKVMNIIVKNERLPHTVVRNALWAVTALVSVIALVLVYI
- a CDS encoding succinate dehydrogenase/fumarate reductase iron-sulfur subunit, producing the protein MANSPVMNVEVLRYNPEIDQEPHLSTYQVPYDNQTSLLDALGYIKDKLEPSLSYRWSCRMAICGSCGMMVNNKPKLACKTFLRDYSGHMRIEPLANFPIERDLVVDLSHFIESLEAIKPYIIGNEAPALDGKPHPSKELQVSRTKQTPAQLEKYRQFSMCINCGLCYAACPQFGLNPEFLGPAAITMAHRYNLDNRDHGKAKRMSLLNGKNGVWSCTFVGYCSEVCPKHVDPASAINQGKVESAKDYVISMLKPKG
- the frdD gene encoding fumarate reductase subunit FrdD, whose protein sequence is MVDQNPKRSGEPPVWLMFGAGGTVSAIFLPVVILIIGLLLPFGLVDVHNLITFAYSWIGKLVILVLTIFPMWCGLHRIHHGMHDLKVHVPAGGFIFYGLATIYTVWVLFAVINL
- a CDS encoding YciI family protein, whose amino-acid sequence is MYYVIFAQDIPNTLEKRLAVREQHLARLKQLQAENRLLTAGPNPAIDDENPSEAGFTGSTVIAQFENLQAAKDWAAQDPYVEAGVYADVIVKPFKKVF
- the trpR gene encoding trp operon repressor, with the protein product MYISRNLEQWNAFLQMLKIAFEENKAQEFLTLLLTADERDAVGLRLQIVSQLIDKNMPQREIQQNLNTSAATITRGSNMIKTMDPDFMQWMKQHLDLIEKN
- the frdA gene encoding fumarate reductase (quinol) flavoprotein subunit yields the protein MQTVNVDIAIVGAGGGGLRAAIAAAEANPNLKIALVSKVYPMRSHTVAAEGGAAAVIKEEDSYDKHFQDTVAGGDWLCEQDVVEYFVQHSPVEMTQLERWGCPWSRKADGDVNVRRFGGMKIERTWFAADKTGFHLLHTLFQTSIQYPQIQRFDEHFVLDILVDDGHARGMVAMNMMEGSLVQINANAVVIATGGGCRAFKFNTNGGIVTGDGLSMAYRHGVPLRDMEFVQYHPTGLPNTGILMTEGCRGEGGILVNKDDYRYLQDYGLGPETPIGKPQNKYMELGPRDKVSQAFWQEWKKGNTLKTAKGVDVVHLDLRHLGEKYLHERLPFICELASAYEGVNPVNEPIPVRPVVHYTMGGIEVDFNSETRIKGLFAVGECASSGLHGANRLGSNSLAELVVLGRVAGEYAAQRAVEAQSVNQSAVDAQAKDVVARLEALHKQEGNESWSEIRDEMGTVMEEGCGIYRDQASMQKAVDKIAELKERYKRIRVSDNSSVFNTDVLYTVELGYILDVAQSIANSAIERKESRGAHQRLDYTERDDVNYLKHTLAFYNENGAPRIEYSPVKITKSQPAKRVYGAEAEAQEAAAKAKEQANG
- the mglC gene encoding galactose/methyl galactoside ABC transporter permease MglC, with product MSALEKNKSFDLLKQNAIYFVLLILLGIIIAQDPTFLNLVNFSNILTQSSVRLIIALGVAGLLITQGTDLSAGRQVGLSAVISATMLQSMENINRVFPEMGQIPIPVVILAVCAIGAVIGLVNGLVIAYLNVTPFIATMGTMIIIYGFNSLYYDAVGGSPIAGFSENFSTFAQGFFRVGSFKLSYITIYAAIAALLVWIMWNKTRFGKNVFAIGGNPEAAKVSGVNVARNLVAIYMIAGMFYAFGGMLEAGRIGSATNNLGFMYELDAIAACVVGGVSFAGGVGTVIGVITGVIIFTVINYGLTYIGVNPYWQYIIKGSIIILAVAIDSLKYAKKK
- a CDS encoding septation protein A gives rise to the protein MKQLLDFIPLILFFITYKLGGVREAAIVLVVATILQIVILKWKYGMVEKQQKIMASAVVFFGLLTAYFNEIRYLQWKVTIINGLFAIVLLVAQFQFKTPLIKKLLGKELQLPEKAWNTLNLGWALFFIICMLVNIYISHNMSEEAWVDFKSFGIIGMTVIATIISGVYIYRYLPKDGSNSKDGEK
- the mtgA gene encoding monofunctional biosynthetic peptidoglycan transglycosylase, giving the protein MKKTKRIFTALSHLFSPKWWKKNWQRVVFCFFFAVFALLLIFRFVPIPFSAYMVQQKIANLLQGDFRYQIQYNWVSLENISPNIQLAVISSEDQRFPEHLGFDFEAIQRAIRYNEKSNKGIRGASTISQQTAKNLMLWHGQNWLRKGLEVPATMLLELTWSKKRILEVYLNIAEFGNGIFGVEAASRYYFKKSAKNLSQNEAALLAAVLPNPIIYKVNKPSLLVRKKQAWILRQMGNLGTEYLSDL